In Zhaonella formicivorans, one DNA window encodes the following:
- the cdaA gene encoding diadenylate cyclase CdaA, producing MLTRLSILPIDNIFDLILALIDIVIVAFVIYRFMMLIKGTRAVQLLKGLAVLVVASFLSKMLGLQTIQWILEQVRLAIVVALPIVFQPELRRALEQLGRGKFFARPITFLGEEDMSRLINELVRAVQILVKNKDGALIVIERETGINDFIETGIKLDAVVSAEFLVNIFVPKTPLHDGAAIVRGDRVIAAGCFLPLTDSPYLSKQLGTRHRAALGITEVSDAVAVIVSEETGTVSVAEEGKLTRYLDEKNLRELLENLLMPRNVQTSGSFWHWRGK from the coding sequence ATGTTAACCAGGCTCTCTATTTTGCCAATCGACAATATATTCGATTTAATCTTGGCTTTAATCGATATCGTAATCGTGGCTTTTGTCATTTACCGTTTTATGATGTTGATTAAAGGGACCAGGGCCGTTCAATTGCTTAAAGGGTTGGCCGTACTGGTCGTTGCTTCTTTTTTAAGTAAGATGCTGGGACTGCAGACTATCCAGTGGATCCTGGAGCAGGTGCGCCTGGCCATTGTGGTTGCGCTTCCTATTGTTTTCCAGCCTGAACTCCGCAGGGCCCTGGAACAGTTAGGCCGGGGCAAGTTTTTTGCCAGGCCCATCACTTTTCTGGGGGAAGAGGATATGTCCCGCTTGATCAACGAGTTGGTCAGGGCAGTACAGATCCTTGTAAAGAATAAGGACGGAGCTTTAATTGTCATTGAGCGGGAAACCGGGATTAATGATTTTATTGAAACGGGTATTAAACTGGATGCCGTAGTTTCAGCTGAGTTTTTGGTCAATATTTTTGTACCGAAAACACCCTTACATGATGGAGCAGCTATTGTCCGCGGGGACAGGGTGATTGCCGCGGGCTGCTTTTTACCTCTCACCGACAGCCCTTACCTCAGCAAGCAATTAGGTACCAGGCACCGGGCTGCGCTCGGAATAACTGAAGTTTCAGATGCAGTGGCCGTAATTGTTTCGGAGGAAACCGGCACCGTGTCAGTTGCAGAAGAAGGTAAGCTCACCAGGTATTTGGATGAAAAGAACTTGCGGGAGCTGCTGGAGAACCTGCTCATGCCCCGTAATGTGCAGACATCAGGCAGTTTTTGGCATTGGAGGGGTAAATAA
- a CDS encoding CdaR family protein gives MHRFFKTNLAYRIISILLAVILWMWVTTEKNPTQEKVLQVPLETRNLAHDLMVADKPDSVKIRIEGRKNLIDNVNSRDIRAFVNLQGATTGPNIKPVEVALPVGLQLVNVNPSQVSVAIDQISEAQLPVAVLVQGQTAPGYTSLEPSVTPTEVIVQGPKSLLDAIDQVFVEVTLDESPESLKEQLPLKIKDNRGRLIHDMLRTKPEFVEVYIPVLKETPSQKLLVKPAIIGKPAAGYRIKRVAVEPDIVEAYGPYQSLATLDYLTTESVLVSDLASDLIQEVPVITPDEGITTQPKTVKVVVEVERE, from the coding sequence ATGCACAGGTTTTTTAAGACTAATCTGGCCTACCGGATTATTTCCATATTGCTGGCGGTTATTTTATGGATGTGGGTCACTACCGAGAAAAATCCTACTCAGGAAAAAGTATTACAAGTTCCTTTGGAAACCAGAAACCTGGCCCATGACTTGATGGTGGCCGATAAACCTGACAGCGTCAAAATTAGGATTGAAGGGCGCAAGAATCTAATCGATAATGTAAATTCCAGGGACATCAGGGCCTTTGTCAATCTCCAAGGGGCTACTACCGGTCCCAACATCAAACCTGTAGAAGTGGCTCTGCCTGTGGGGCTGCAGCTGGTCAACGTAAACCCTTCCCAGGTAAGTGTGGCTATTGACCAGATTTCTGAGGCCCAACTGCCGGTTGCTGTGCTGGTGCAAGGGCAGACAGCGCCGGGTTATACCAGTTTGGAGCCTTCAGTTACACCTACGGAGGTCATAGTCCAGGGCCCGAAAAGCCTCCTTGACGCAATTGACCAGGTTTTTGTAGAGGTTACATTAGATGAAAGTCCCGAAAGCCTCAAGGAACAGCTGCCGCTTAAAATAAAGGATAACAGGGGCAGGCTCATTCATGACATGCTGAGAACAAAGCCGGAATTTGTGGAGGTCTATATTCCGGTTTTAAAGGAGACACCCAGCCAAAAGCTTTTAGTTAAGCCGGCCATAATCGGTAAGCCTGCAGCGGGATACAGGATCAAAAGGGTGGCCGTGGAGCCTGACATTGTAGAAGCTTATGGGCCATACCAGAGCCTGGCAACGCTGGATTACCTGACTACGGAATCAGTGCTGGTGAGTGATCTTGCGTCTGACTTAATCCAGGAAGTACCGGTGATTACTCCTGATGAGGGGATTACCACCCAACCCAAAACGGTGAAAGTGGTTGTGGAAGTGGAAAGAGAGTAA
- a CDS encoding NAD(P)/FAD-dependent oxidoreductase — MNIRLENVKTGIDTPREELLKIAAKKLRVPEKSIKSLAIKKQSLDARKKEKLAFVYSLDLELADKELARQLLRKKMPGVAPAEQPSLKPLERGAERLKLPPVVIGAGPAGLFAALKLAQLGYKPVVLERGKKVEERHRDISLFWETGQLNPESNVQFGEGGAGTFSDGKLTTRSKDPRVAEVLHTLVEAGAPAEITYFHKPHLGTDRLRKIVCNLRQKLLALGAKVFFQATVTDLFFEKGLLKALQVNHKYELPAEVAVLATGHSARDTFAMLAARDLPVEPKPFAIGVRIEHPQSFIDRAQYGSYAGHPGLGAADYKLTYQSEKYNRGAYSFCMCPGGYVVAGSSEENTVVTNGMSEYRRDSGVANSGLVVTVGTKDYPGNDPLAGIAFQRIWEKKAFELGGKNYHAPAQKVEDFLADRSSTDLQGAVAPTYKPGVTPANLRDCLPKEVGEVLHEALLDFDRKIKGYAGKDALLTGVETRTSSPIRIRRGDDYQVIGLKGLYPAGEGPGYAGGIVSAAVDGLRVAEAIITTYALPSEEYDVMFDF, encoded by the coding sequence ATGAATATACGCTTGGAAAACGTCAAAACCGGCATTGATACTCCCCGGGAGGAACTGCTGAAAATAGCTGCCAAGAAGCTCAGAGTGCCGGAAAAGAGTATCAAAAGCCTGGCTATAAAAAAACAATCCCTGGATGCCAGAAAAAAAGAAAAATTAGCATTTGTGTATTCTTTGGATCTGGAATTGGCTGACAAGGAGCTGGCGAGGCAGCTCTTGCGTAAGAAGATGCCGGGTGTAGCGCCGGCGGAACAACCTTCACTCAAGCCCCTGGAGCGGGGAGCGGAGCGGCTGAAATTGCCCCCTGTAGTCATTGGAGCCGGGCCGGCAGGATTATTTGCCGCCCTGAAACTGGCCCAACTGGGGTATAAACCCGTAGTTCTGGAACGGGGCAAAAAAGTGGAGGAAAGGCACCGTGACATTTCTCTGTTCTGGGAAACCGGACAGCTAAATCCGGAATCCAATGTGCAGTTCGGTGAAGGAGGGGCCGGCACTTTTTCCGACGGCAAGCTGACCACCAGGAGCAAAGACCCCAGGGTGGCGGAGGTGCTGCATACTCTGGTGGAAGCAGGAGCTCCGGCAGAAATAACCTACTTCCATAAGCCCCATTTAGGCACTGACCGGCTGCGGAAAATTGTCTGCAATTTGCGGCAAAAACTGCTGGCTTTAGGAGCTAAAGTGTTTTTTCAAGCTACAGTGACTGATTTATTTTTTGAAAAGGGCCTTTTAAAAGCTTTACAAGTTAATCATAAATATGAATTGCCTGCGGAAGTGGCCGTTTTGGCTACCGGCCACAGCGCCAGGGACACTTTCGCCATGTTGGCCGCAAGGGATTTGCCCGTTGAACCCAAGCCTTTTGCCATAGGAGTAAGGATCGAGCACCCGCAAAGCTTTATTGACCGGGCCCAATACGGCAGCTACGCCGGTCACCCCGGCTTGGGGGCGGCAGACTACAAGCTGACCTATCAAAGCGAAAAGTACAACAGAGGGGCTTATTCCTTTTGTATGTGTCCGGGGGGTTACGTGGTAGCCGGTTCATCGGAGGAAAACACTGTTGTTACCAACGGCATGAGCGAGTACAGGCGTGATTCCGGGGTGGCCAACAGCGGCTTAGTGGTGACAGTGGGCACCAAGGATTATCCTGGCAATGACCCCCTAGCGGGAATTGCCTTTCAGAGGATTTGGGAGAAAAAAGCATTCGAGCTGGGAGGGAAAAATTATCACGCTCCTGCGCAAAAGGTGGAGGATTTCCTGGCGGACCGGTCCAGCACAGACTTGCAAGGTGCTGTCGCCCCCACTTATAAACCCGGTGTAACCCCGGCTAACCTGCGGGACTGTTTGCCCAAAGAAGTTGGTGAAGTATTGCACGAGGCGTTGTTGGACTTCGACCGGAAGATTAAGGGATATGCAGGTAAAGATGCCCTTTTGACAGGGGTGGAAACAAGGACTTCCAGCCCCATTCGCATCCGGCGCGGCGACGATTACCAGGTAATAGGCTTGAAAGGCCTTTATCCCGCCGGGGAAGGCCCGGGTTACGCTGGAGGTATTGTCAGCGCCGCCGTTGACGGGCTGCGGGTTGCGGAAGCAATCATTACCACTTATGCTTTACCTAGTGAGGAATATGATGTGATGTTTGATTTTTAA
- the glmM gene encoding phosphoglucosamine mutase: MGVLFGTDGVRGVANKELTPELAFKLGRAAANQLAKDSKEATIAIGKDTRISGDMLEAALTAGILSAGVNVYRLGVLPTPGIAYLTKKLGATAGAVISASHNPVADNGIKFFDSRGYKLPDEVEEQIEGMVLAEEDTAPRPTGTEVGRIIEVDNAVEIYADFAKSTFQGSLAGLKIVVDCANGASYRVTPMVLRALGAEVICLHNNPDGTNINLNSGSTHPESLMEAVVMHKAHLGLAHDGDADRVLAVDEKGNLVDGDQIMVICGLRLKEKGLLKNNTVVVTVMSNLGLHQALKKAGIAVKQVKVGDRYVLEEMVRSGASLGGEQSGHIIFLDHNTTGDGLMTALQLLLAAVESGQPLSALAARMKRFPQVLVNVRVQDKKQAMENPAFLKAIEEAEATLGEEGRILVRPSGTEPLIRIMAEGPEQGQLEEIAERLASIIRG; the protein is encoded by the coding sequence ATGGGAGTTTTATTTGGTACGGATGGAGTACGGGGCGTAGCTAACAAAGAACTGACCCCTGAACTGGCTTTTAAGCTTGGGAGGGCTGCAGCCAACCAGCTGGCCAAGGACAGCAAAGAGGCCACCATTGCGATTGGCAAGGATACCAGGATTTCAGGAGACATGCTGGAAGCTGCTTTAACGGCGGGTATTCTCTCTGCCGGAGTCAATGTTTACCGGCTGGGTGTACTGCCAACACCCGGTATTGCCTATTTGACCAAAAAACTGGGAGCTACCGCTGGCGCTGTCATTTCTGCTTCTCATAACCCGGTGGCTGATAACGGCATTAAGTTTTTTGACTCAAGGGGCTATAAGCTCCCCGATGAAGTGGAAGAGCAAATTGAGGGCATGGTATTAGCAGAAGAGGATACCGCTCCCAGGCCCACAGGAACAGAGGTTGGCAGAATAATTGAAGTGGACAATGCAGTAGAGATATATGCTGACTTTGCTAAAAGCACTTTCCAGGGGAGCCTGGCAGGGTTAAAAATCGTGGTTGACTGCGCCAACGGCGCCTCCTATAGAGTTACACCAATGGTCTTACGGGCTTTGGGCGCGGAAGTAATTTGTTTACATAATAATCCGGATGGTACTAATATCAATCTAAACTCCGGCTCAACCCACCCGGAAAGCCTGATGGAGGCAGTAGTTATGCATAAGGCCCACCTGGGCCTGGCCCACGACGGTGATGCCGACCGGGTACTGGCTGTGGATGAAAAGGGCAACCTGGTGGACGGGGACCAGATTATGGTCATTTGCGGCTTGAGGCTGAAAGAAAAAGGGCTGCTGAAAAATAACACCGTTGTAGTTACCGTTATGAGCAACTTGGGACTGCACCAGGCATTGAAGAAAGCCGGAATAGCAGTGAAACAGGTCAAGGTGGGAGACCGTTATGTTTTGGAAGAAATGGTCAGGAGCGGGGCAAGTCTGGGAGGCGAGCAGTCGGGACATATCATTTTCCTGGACCATAATACCACCGGCGACGGACTGATGACGGCACTCCAGCTCCTTTTGGCAGCAGTTGAAAGCGGGCAGCCGCTCAGCGCTTTGGCGGCCCGGATGAAACGTTTTCCCCAAGTCTTGGTGAACGTACGGGTGCAGGATAAAAAACAGGCGATGGAAAACCCGGCTTTTCTTAAAGCCATCGAGGAAGCTGAAGCTACCTTAGGGGAAGAAGGCCGCATCCTGGTCCGTCCCTCCGGCACGGAACCCCTCATCCGGATTATGGCTGAAGGGCCTGAACAAGGCCAATTGGAAGAAATAGCAGAGCGGCTGGCAAGTATAATCAGGGGCTGA
- the glmS gene encoding glutamine--fructose-6-phosphate transaminase (isomerizing) — protein sequence MCGIVGYLGKKQAAPILLGGLEKLEYRGYDSAGIAVLADSSLEIAKTVGKLQVLKDKLVDNLPAGYMGIGHTRWATHGKPSDTNAHPHTGCSDAFVVVHNGIIENYQKLKEWLINKGHTFKSETDTEVLPHLIEHHYKGDLAAAVQDMVRLLEGSYALAIMSTKEPDKIVAVRKDSPLVVGLGQEEYFLASDIPAILNHTRETYILEDGEMAVLTADGVTVYNSLGEKIVKEIFHVQWDIQAAERGGYPHFMLKEIFEQPRAIKDTTSGRINDAGIVDLGLQMTPTEIAKFEKIAVVACGTASYAGMVGKYVMEKMLRIPVEVDIASEFRYRDPLVDEKTLVLVISQSGETADTLAALREAKARKAKVVAITNVVGSSVSREADEVIYTWAGPEIAVASTKAYITQLVAIYLLSMHLAQAKGMISQHEAEELALAIKKLPELADEVLGQAANIELWAKSIAKWEDAFFIGRGIDFAVGLEGALKLKEISYIHAEAYAAGELKHGTLALIVDNIPVIALATQEALFDKMVSNIKEVKARGANVTAVAFAGNEEIQASVDQVIYLPKTLPILAPVLTVIPLQLLAYYAAVARGSDVDKPRNLAKSVTVE from the coding sequence ATGTGTGGTATTGTAGGATATTTAGGCAAAAAGCAGGCAGCTCCCATTTTGTTGGGAGGGTTGGAGAAATTAGAGTACAGGGGCTATGATTCCGCGGGAATAGCTGTCTTAGCGGACAGTAGCTTGGAAATTGCGAAAACAGTTGGCAAATTGCAAGTATTAAAAGATAAATTAGTGGATAATTTACCCGCAGGCTACATGGGAATAGGCCACACCCGCTGGGCTACCCACGGTAAGCCTTCCGATACAAATGCCCATCCTCATACAGGATGCAGCGATGCTTTTGTGGTAGTGCATAACGGCATCATTGAAAACTACCAAAAGCTGAAAGAATGGTTGATTAATAAAGGACATACTTTTAAGTCCGAGACAGATACCGAGGTGCTGCCCCACTTAATTGAGCATCACTACAAAGGTGATTTGGCAGCTGCAGTACAAGACATGGTCCGTTTATTGGAGGGTTCCTATGCCTTGGCCATAATGAGCACCAAAGAGCCGGACAAAATAGTGGCAGTGCGCAAGGACAGCCCGCTGGTTGTGGGCCTTGGACAGGAAGAGTATTTCCTGGCATCCGACATCCCGGCAATTCTCAACCATACCAGGGAGACTTACATCCTGGAAGATGGCGAAATGGCTGTCTTAACTGCAGATGGCGTTACCGTATATAATTCCCTGGGAGAGAAAATTGTTAAAGAAATTTTCCATGTACAGTGGGATATCCAGGCAGCCGAGCGGGGCGGTTACCCCCACTTCATGCTGAAAGAGATCTTTGAGCAGCCCCGTGCAATAAAGGATACGACTTCCGGGCGCATTAACGATGCAGGAATTGTGGACTTAGGTTTGCAAATGACCCCGACAGAGATTGCGAAGTTCGAAAAAATTGCGGTGGTAGCCTGCGGGACTGCCTCCTATGCCGGTATGGTAGGCAAATACGTGATGGAAAAGATGTTGCGCATACCGGTTGAAGTGGATATTGCTTCAGAGTTCCGCTACCGGGACCCGCTGGTCGACGAAAAGACACTGGTGCTGGTAATCAGCCAGTCCGGGGAAACAGCAGATACTTTAGCTGCTCTCCGGGAGGCCAAAGCAAGGAAAGCTAAAGTTGTGGCAATTACCAACGTGGTAGGTAGCTCCGTTTCCAGGGAAGCTGATGAAGTGATTTACACCTGGGCCGGGCCGGAAATTGCCGTAGCTTCCACTAAAGCATATATTACGCAGCTGGTGGCTATCTATCTTTTGAGTATGCACCTCGCCCAGGCTAAAGGGATGATTTCACAGCATGAGGCGGAAGAGCTCGCTTTAGCTATAAAAAAATTACCTGAGTTAGCTGATGAAGTACTGGGACAGGCTGCAAATATTGAATTGTGGGCTAAGAGCATTGCCAAATGGGAAGATGCGTTTTTCATTGGCCGTGGTATAGATTTCGCTGTCGGCTTGGAAGGAGCCTTAAAACTAAAAGAGATCTCCTACATTCATGCTGAAGCTTACGCTGCAGGCGAACTTAAACATGGCACATTAGCCCTCATTGTAGACAATATCCCGGTAATTGCCCTGGCAACCCAGGAAGCACTTTTTGATAAAATGGTCAGCAACATTAAAGAAGTAAAAGCCCGGGGAGCCAACGTCACCGCCGTAGCTTTCGCAGGGAACGAAGAAATTCAAGCATCGGTGGATCAGGTAATTTACCTGCCCAAAACTCTGCCCATCCTGGCCCCGGTCCTCACTGTAATACCTTTGCAACTCCTGGCCTACTACGCCGCCGTCGCCAGAGGCAGCGACGTGGATAAGCCACGGAATTTGGCCAAGAGTGTTACGGTGGAGTAG
- a CDS encoding DUF499 domain-containing protein: MKTLFELCRPRESVFDETQRDDVLDLTDLIENRIDPQRFFEENFLTQGMKVLLETAFKRFHRQGSTGLIKLTQSMGGGKTHNMIALGLLAKHPELRQKVMGDRFRDSHLGKIKVVAFTGRESDAPYGIWGAIAEQLGKKEVFKDYYTPLQAPGQTAWINLLKGEPLLILLDELPPYLENAKAKMIGDSNLATVTTTALANLFNALGKEELSNVCLVISDLKATYESGSELLQSSFKELENEVNRSALNIEPVSSTSDEIYHILRRRLFKELPGESEINEIANAYKQAVLEAKQMGYTNLSPEQVFVGIKDSYPFHPSIRDLYARFKENPGFQQTRGLIRLMRIIISQLYRGDKPKAQEKYLVNVYVFDLNDPEMLTAVTQIKPSLANAIAHDIASNGKAVAEIVDATMNETCMQDLAKLVLVASLADIPNALLGLSLQETIGYLCEPGKDITRVKRALDEFVMRAWYLFTDRDGRIFFKNTKNLIAELNSLVDSYDNESAKKELRAFLEEKFKPTVGDCYQKVQVFPAVDEISLSEDKVLLVLFEPYTGGSGLHPDLQKFYENERYKNRVMFLSGTRSTMDKLYHAAKEHRAINQIIARMEEEKVPENNPQYQKALEKRDRIKLELLQAARETFVQLYYPAKTGLLKADFFMEFTGNDYNGEKQIRDVLLQRQKFTVDVTDDNFRKKCEDRLFTQKEMRWSDIKDRAATNPAWQWHLPRALDDLKDDMLKKGIWREHGGYIEKPPFPKEKTKVLIQELRRDDSTGEVTLKLIPQYGDKVYYEVGAPATTASNLVENLNEFRTRELKLSFLCVDSTGGHETGDPVEWQNKITLKYRVFDRGDDKVVELLSAPATTIKYTTDGSNPKEYGGICDGEIIVPKDSAFVLAVAEAQGIYSETIQIKIDRTKGTSITIYKDKPLKLYKRCKTSDTAETYHELGLLKKHGAELSDVIVTLYRVDDGGGEKGWIELTIDSSLKVEIERLENSIDAVRNNFIADGKVNISLEYGTARFATGQNFMDWVATKKKSLQDFKEQEIVQ, translated from the coding sequence GTGAAAACCTTGTTTGAACTCTGTAGGCCGAGAGAGAGCGTCTTTGATGAAACGCAAAGGGATGATGTCTTAGATCTAACTGATTTAATTGAAAACCGCATCGATCCCCAGCGCTTTTTTGAGGAGAACTTCCTAACTCAAGGGATGAAAGTCTTATTGGAAACTGCTTTCAAGCGTTTCCACAGGCAGGGATCGACGGGCCTGATAAAACTGACCCAATCCATGGGCGGCGGTAAAACCCACAACATGATTGCCCTAGGACTTTTGGCCAAGCATCCCGAGTTAAGGCAGAAAGTAATGGGGGATAGATTCAGAGACAGCCATCTGGGAAAAATCAAGGTTGTGGCCTTCACAGGCAGGGAAAGCGATGCACCATACGGCATCTGGGGAGCCATTGCCGAGCAGTTGGGTAAGAAAGAAGTCTTTAAGGATTATTATACCCCTCTGCAGGCGCCTGGGCAGACAGCCTGGATTAACCTTTTAAAGGGAGAGCCGCTCCTTATTTTGCTGGACGAGTTGCCTCCTTACCTGGAAAACGCTAAAGCGAAAATGATCGGCGATTCGAATTTGGCCACAGTGACAACTACAGCCTTGGCCAATCTGTTCAATGCTTTGGGCAAAGAGGAGCTTTCCAACGTTTGCCTTGTTATTTCCGACTTAAAAGCCACATATGAGAGCGGAAGCGAGTTATTGCAGTCATCTTTTAAGGAACTGGAAAACGAGGTCAACCGTTCTGCTTTAAACATTGAGCCAGTAAGCAGCACATCAGATGAAATCTATCACATCTTAAGGAGAAGGCTTTTTAAGGAGCTGCCTGGGGAAAGTGAAATAAATGAAATTGCTAACGCCTACAAACAAGCCGTCCTGGAAGCGAAACAAATGGGGTATACCAATCTATCCCCAGAACAGGTTTTTGTGGGGATTAAAGATTCTTACCCATTCCACCCTTCCATCAGGGACTTGTACGCCCGCTTTAAAGAAAATCCAGGCTTCCAGCAGACTAGAGGCCTCATCCGCCTCATGAGGATTATCATTTCCCAGTTATACAGAGGAGACAAGCCAAAGGCCCAGGAGAAGTATCTGGTTAATGTCTATGTTTTTGACCTCAACGATCCAGAAATGCTTACAGCCGTGACCCAGATTAAACCTTCCCTTGCTAACGCCATTGCCCATGATATTGCCTCCAATGGTAAAGCTGTCGCCGAAATTGTTGATGCTACAATGAACGAAACCTGCATGCAGGATTTAGCTAAGTTGGTTTTGGTTGCATCCCTTGCCGACATTCCAAATGCTCTTCTGGGGCTTTCCTTGCAGGAAACAATAGGGTATTTGTGCGAGCCAGGGAAGGACATTACGCGGGTCAAAAGGGCCCTGGATGAATTTGTCATGCGGGCATGGTATCTCTTTACTGACAGGGACGGCAGGATCTTTTTCAAAAACACCAAAAACCTCATTGCCGAATTAAACTCGCTGGTGGATTCTTACGATAACGAAAGCGCCAAAAAAGAATTAAGGGCTTTTCTGGAGGAAAAATTTAAACCGACCGTAGGGGATTGTTATCAAAAGGTGCAGGTCTTCCCAGCCGTGGATGAAATCAGCCTTTCCGAAGATAAGGTACTCCTTGTGCTTTTCGAACCCTATACGGGAGGCTCGGGCCTACATCCAGACTTACAGAAATTCTACGAAAACGAACGCTATAAAAACAGGGTGATGTTTTTATCAGGCACAAGAAGCACCATGGATAAACTCTATCACGCTGCCAAGGAGCACAGGGCGATCAACCAGATTATTGCCAGGATGGAAGAAGAAAAAGTGCCCGAGAACAATCCCCAGTACCAGAAGGCTCTGGAAAAACGGGACAGGATCAAGCTGGAGCTTTTGCAGGCAGCCAGGGAAACCTTTGTGCAGCTCTACTACCCTGCCAAAACTGGGCTGTTAAAGGCTGACTTCTTTATGGAATTTACAGGCAATGATTATAACGGGGAAAAACAAATCAGGGATGTCCTTTTGCAGAGGCAGAAATTTACCGTTGATGTGACGGACGATAACTTCAGAAAAAAATGCGAAGACCGTTTATTTACCCAGAAGGAAATGCGCTGGAGCGATATTAAAGATCGGGCGGCCACCAACCCTGCCTGGCAGTGGCACCTACCGCGGGCTCTTGATGATTTAAAAGACGACATGCTGAAAAAAGGTATCTGGCGGGAGCACGGCGGCTATATTGAAAAACCACCGTTCCCGAAAGAAAAAACAAAGGTTTTGATTCAGGAACTTCGCAGGGATGACTCAACGGGAGAGGTGACCCTGAAACTTATCCCCCAGTATGGGGACAAGGTTTACTACGAAGTCGGGGCGCCTGCCACGACGGCTTCCAACCTGGTGGAGAATTTAAACGAATTTAGGACACGAGAACTTAAACTGTCGTTTTTGTGCGTAGACAGCACAGGAGGACATGAAACTGGTGACCCCGTGGAGTGGCAGAATAAAATCACCCTCAAATACAGGGTTTTTGACAGAGGTGATGATAAGGTCGTGGAACTTCTGTCAGCGCCCGCCACCACAATCAAATATACCACGGACGGCTCAAATCCCAAAGAATACGGCGGTATTTGCGACGGTGAGATTATCGTTCCCAAAGACTCTGCCTTTGTTTTGGCAGTAGCGGAAGCCCAGGGCATTTATTCGGAAACCATCCAAATAAAGATAGATAGGACAAAAGGAACTAGCATTACCATTTATAAAGATAAGCCTCTTAAACTGTATAAAAGGTGCAAAACCAGCGATACGGCGGAAACCTACCACGAGCTCGGCCTCTTAAAGAAACATGGCGCAGAACTCTCCGATGTGATTGTAACCTTGTACAGGGTTGATGATGGCGGCGGTGAAAAAGGCTGGATTGAGCTGACCATTGATTCTTCCCTGAAAGTGGAGATAGAGCGTTTGGAAAACAGCATTGATGCCGTAAGAAATAATTTCATAGCTGATGGTAAAGTGAACATCAGCCTGGAATACGGCACGGCACGGTTTGCCACGGGGCAGAACTTTATGGACTGGGTGGCCACGAAGAAAAAATCATTGCAAGATTTTAAGGAACAGGAGATTGTACAATAA
- a CDS encoding DUF3780 domain-containing protein, translating into MAERRRTIGFGFDPFESQHHFLVVIPRSNDGKVIIYERFKWQEDAEVHTIDYTIDRPKVELGKYKWKLIEDALKDEFNSRLKKEKLPVGKWHIGQVPVQRLFGKEMVLLAWAIEDCDPSVIPTAIKNWLGLSPEERWWLFTMTNAASGGLNDKRGWRKAVRYALTENPVEESNRQMELFDLLIGRKIDD; encoded by the coding sequence ATGGCGGAAAGAAGAAGGACAATCGGTTTTGGTTTTGATCCTTTTGAGTCGCAGCACCATTTTTTAGTGGTTATTCCCCGCAGTAATGACGGGAAGGTGATTATCTACGAACGCTTCAAGTGGCAGGAGGACGCAGAGGTCCATACTATTGATTATACCATTGACAGGCCGAAAGTGGAGCTGGGCAAATACAAATGGAAGCTCATCGAAGATGCCCTGAAGGACGAATTCAACAGCAGGCTGAAAAAGGAAAAGCTGCCCGTTGGCAAATGGCATATCGGGCAGGTACCTGTCCAGCGTCTTTTTGGCAAGGAAATGGTGCTTTTGGCCTGGGCCATTGAGGACTGCGACCCGTCGGTCATCCCGACGGCGATAAAAAACTGGCTGGGTTTAAGCCCCGAGGAGCGCTGGTGGCTTTTTACCATGACCAATGCCGCCTCGGGTGGGCTGAATGACAAACGTGGCTGGCGCAAGGCGGTAAGATATGCCCTTACCGAAAACCCCGTGGAAGAGTCCAATCGGCAGATGGAGCTTTTCGACCTGCTGATCGGCAGGAAAATAGATGACTAA